The following are encoded in a window of Scleropages formosus chromosome 7, fSclFor1.1, whole genome shotgun sequence genomic DNA:
- the LOC114910917 gene encoding protein phosphatase 1 regulatory subunit 3D-like, producing the protein MDAHGAPESPGTDPPPEEVFSHSDGGAEVRGRRTRGGISAPTRLGHAAPTLPSDGCRKKVQFADALGLDLASVKRFSAAEEAPAPAFSMPPESADFDARVRRCHVALEDVSVSGLEVRGLVRALTSGSRRAEVGARYTLDEWLSFADAHGALAPDQVGAEAGTRFAFTLRVPGPLEADTAVRFAVFCRTELGEWWDNNGGWNYTLCNPQTLLR; encoded by the exons ATGGACGCGCACGGCGCTCCCGAGAGCCCGGGGACGGACCCCCCTCCGGAGGAGGTGTTCTCGCACAGCGATGGAGGCGCGGAGGTGCGCGGGAGGAGGACGAGGGGGGGCATCTCCGCGCCCACGCGGCTCGGCCACGCTGCACCCACGCTCCCCTCCGACGGCTGCAGGAAGAAGGTGCAGTTCGCGGACGCGCTCGGGCTCGACCTGGCCAGCGTGAAGCGCTTCAGTGCCGCCGAGGAGGCGCCCGCGCCCGCGTTCTCCATGCCCCCGGAGAGCGCCGATTTCGACGCGCGTGTCCGCCGCTGTCACGTGGCCCTGGAGGACGTGTCCGTCTCCGGCCTGGAAGTCCGTGGCCTCGTCCGCGCGCTCACCTCGGGCAGCCGCCGCGCGGAGGTGGGCGCGCGCTACACTCTCGACGAGTGGCTCTCCTTCGCGGACGCGCACGGGGCCCTCGCGCCGGACCAAGTAGGCGCCGAGGCAGGCACGCGCTTCGCGTTCACGTTGCGCGTGCCCGGGCCCCTGGAAGCGGACACGGCGGTGCGCTTCGCGGTGTTCTGCAGGACGGAGCTCGGCGAGTGGTGGGACAACAACGGGGGGTGGAACTACACG CTCTGCAACCCTCAAACCCTCCTGAGGTGA